In Alphaproteobacteria bacterium US3C007, one genomic interval encodes:
- the pyrH gene encoding UMP kinase: MTEATPSQTTYSRVMLKISGEALMGETGFGLHPPTVERIAQEVKSVHDMGVEICMVIGGGNIFRGLQGSAQGMERTTADYMGMLATVMNALAMQSALEGLGVFTRVVSAIPMDQVCEPYIRRRAVRHLEKSRVCIFAAGTGNPYFTTDTAATLRATEMACEVILKGTKVDGVYDKDPVKFSDAKRYTDITYDDVLAKHLAVMDASAIALARDNNLPIIVFSLDEPGGFKGILAGEGLYTKVSD; the protein is encoded by the coding sequence ATGACCGAGGCCACACCGTCCCAAACAACCTATTCACGTGTCATGTTAAAAATTTCAGGTGAAGCATTGATGGGAGAAACCGGGTTTGGTTTGCATCCGCCCACCGTTGAACGCATCGCGCAAGAAGTCAAATCAGTGCATGATATGGGGGTTGAAATTTGCATGGTGATTGGTGGTGGAAATATCTTTCGCGGCCTTCAGGGCAGCGCGCAGGGTATGGAGCGGACGACCGCCGATTATATGGGCATGCTTGCCACCGTGATGAACGCCTTGGCGATGCAAAGCGCGCTCGAGGGGCTGGGGGTGTTTACGCGCGTGGTGAGTGCAATACCAATGGACCAAGTGTGTGAGCCCTATATCCGCCGCCGCGCGGTTCGCCACCTTGAGAAATCGCGCGTTTGTATCTTTGCCGCCGGAACGGGCAACCCCTATTTCACCACGGATACAGCTGCGACTTTGCGCGCAACCGAAATGGCCTGTGAGGTTATTTTAAAAGGCACAAAAGTGGACGGTGTGTATGATAAAGACCCTGTTAAATTTTCCGATGCAAAACGCTACACAGATATCACATATGATGATGTTTTGGCGAAGCATTTGGCGGTGATGGATGCAAGTGCAATCGCGCTTGCTCGGGATAATAATCTGCCGATTATTGTGTTTTCCTTAGATGAACCCGGTGGTTTCAAGGGAATACTCGCCGGAGAAGGTCTCTATACAAAAGTGTCTGATTAG
- the frr gene encoding ribosome recycling factor: MADDFILDTDDLQRRMDGALGALRTEFASLRTGRASASMLEPITVEAYGQRTPINQVGTVNVPEPRMVTINVWDKSMVNAVEKSIRESGLGINPQLNGTIIMLPIPELNEERRKELTRVAAQYAEHARVAVRNIRRDGMDQVKKAKSDGLSEDDQKFWEDEVQSLTDTMIKAVDTSLEKKQTEIMQV, from the coding sequence ATGGCAGACGATTTTATTTTAGATACAGATGATTTACAGCGTCGTATGGATGGGGCTCTGGGGGCTCTGCGCACAGAATTTGCGTCGCTGCGTACGGGCCGAGCCTCGGCTTCGATGCTTGAGCCAATTACAGTTGAAGCCTACGGGCAAAGAACGCCGATCAATCAGGTTGGCACCGTGAATGTGCCCGAACCGCGCATGGTAACGATCAACGTATGGGATAAATCGATGGTGAATGCCGTTGAAAAATCCATCCGTGAAAGTGGTCTTGGTATAAATCCGCAGTTAAATGGCACGATTATCATGTTGCCAATCCCGGAATTGAATGAAGAGCGGCGTAAAGAATTGACCCGTGTCGCGGCGCAATACGCCGAGCATGCACGGGTTGCGGTGCGCAATATCCGCAGAGATGGTATGGATCAGGTGAAAAAAGCCAAATCCGATGGTCTGTCTGAGGATGATCAAAAGTTTTGGGAAGATGAGGTTCAAAGCCTAACAGACACGATGATTAAAGCCGTCGATACGTCTCTTGAAAAAAAGCAAACCGAAATAATGCAGGTGTGA
- the uppS gene encoding polyprenyl diphosphate synthase has protein sequence MSKDFLQNQGPAHVAIIMDGNGRWAELRKRPRLLGHYAGARRVREIVESCPSVGVKYLTIFAFSTENWKRTQSEVSGLMSLFRRYIQREAQNLKKEMVRVRFIGDRRRLDNKLVDLMDELELLTSENDLVHLTIALNYGGRDEVARATKRLAYDVQNGSLDPKTIDEETLPKYLDTYVLPDPDLVIRTSGEARISNFLLWQSAYAEYEFIDTLWPDFNKETFKQTLDNYVGRSRRYGGVST, from the coding sequence ATGTCTAAGGATTTCTTGCAAAACCAAGGCCCTGCCCATGTCGCGATCATCATGGATGGGAATGGCCGCTGGGCCGAGCTGCGTAAAAGACCGCGTTTACTTGGGCACTACGCCGGCGCACGCCGGGTTCGCGAAATCGTAGAAAGCTGTCCTAGTGTGGGCGTTAAGTATTTAACGATTTTTGCATTTTCAACAGAAAATTGGAAACGTACGCAATCCGAAGTGTCAGGTTTGATGAGTTTGTTTCGGCGCTATATCCAACGCGAAGCACAGAATTTGAAAAAAGAGATGGTGCGGGTTCGTTTTATAGGTGACAGGCGCCGCCTCGACAACAAACTCGTCGATCTAATGGATGAATTAGAGCTGTTGACAAGTGAAAATGATCTTGTTCATTTGACCATTGCGCTCAATTACGGCGGCCGTGATGAGGTGGCTCGTGCCACTAAGCGATTAGCATATGATGTGCAAAATGGCAGCCTTGACCCAAAAACCATTGATGAGGAAACGCTGCCAAAATATTTGGATACCTATGTTTTGCCTGATCCCGATTTGGTCATCAGAACGTCGGGCGAGGCGCGTATTTCTAACTTTTTGCTGTGGCAATCGGCCTATGCCGAATATGAGTTTATTGATACTCTTTGGCCAGATTTCAACAAAGAAACGTTTAAGCAAACGTTGGATAACTACGTGGGCCGCTCTCGGCGATATGGGGGCGTTTCAACATGA
- a CDS encoding phosphatidate cytidylyltransferase, translated as MTSSTAWADLPLRLASAVILLLVCGFALWSGDFVFTLLLTVILFVMHWELAHMLTPMSKQVGAVSGTIAVLTLILVLRNPDSVKGIIYLGLGAACQAGLYFRLKWQGALASVCIFMTVFYLVALRASSGLEMILWLISIVVLTDVLGYFAGRVIKGPKFWPSVSPKKTWSGILAGWLASGICGWFWVSYGFLPLSAGFAIFFSVALAFASQIGDIGESALKRGADQKDSSSLLPGHGGFLDRFDGLVGATIVFAAANMFMSFG; from the coding sequence ATGACTTCCAGCACTGCTTGGGCTGATTTGCCTCTGCGGCTGGCTTCTGCGGTTATTTTACTCCTTGTTTGTGGCTTTGCGCTGTGGAGCGGAGACTTTGTGTTCACTCTGCTTCTGACTGTGATCTTATTCGTTATGCATTGGGAATTGGCGCATATGTTGACGCCTATGTCAAAGCAGGTAGGAGCCGTCAGCGGAACCATCGCGGTGCTGACGCTGATATTGGTTTTGCGCAATCCCGATAGCGTAAAAGGAATAATTTATTTGGGCTTAGGGGCAGCCTGTCAGGCTGGTTTGTATTTTCGCCTAAAATGGCAGGGCGCGTTGGCGTCTGTTTGCATATTCATGACCGTCTTTTATCTGGTTGCGCTGCGCGCATCATCGGGCTTGGAGATGATATTATGGTTGATCTCGATCGTGGTTTTGACGGATGTTTTGGGTTATTTTGCTGGGCGTGTCATTAAGGGCCCCAAATTTTGGCCGAGCGTTAGCCCCAAAAAAACATGGTCTGGTATTTTGGCGGGCTGGCTTGCTTCTGGCATTTGTGGATGGTTTTGGGTGTCTTACGGATTTTTGCCGCTATCTGCAGGGTTTGCAATTTTTTTCTCGGTGGCTTTGGCCTTTGCATCGCAAATCGGGGATATTGGAGAAAGCGCCTTAAAGCGCGGGGCAGATCAAAAAGACAGCTCAAGCCTCTTGCCCGGGCATGGCGGCTTTTTGGACCGTTTTGACGGTTTGGTAGGCGCTACAATCGTATTTGCCGCGGCCAATATGTTCATGAGTTTCGGATGA